GAAAGAAGATGAGAAAGCATGAAGTAGGAGTAAATCCGGGGGAGTAATGCTTTTGCCTTTGGTTGCCACTCCCCTTCCCAGTGACACTCAGCATTTTGTCGACCTTTCTGACCAAAGGAGTATTTGAGGCAGCGTGGGGTCATGGAAAGGCTGCCTGCGGATCCTGACTCTCCTTAGGATCTGTCTGTTGCACTCTCTAGGTCTCAGTGTCCACATCTGTACGTGGAAACAATGCCACCTTCCTTGTGATTTCTGTTGTTGGTGTGGGATTAAGAGAGGGGATACAGATGAGTGTTCTTACTGCgtggtaagcactcagtaaatagtaGTTGAATCTGAATTGAGTTGATTTCTTCAGGAAGAAATTTATCCTGATTTACAGCTTGCCGGATTACTTGAGATTCCCATGGTGGTGATGGGACCCTATCTAAAGTAATGGCTTGGCTTACTTGCTTGCAATAAGTTTCAACATACCGTGTCACAGACTTCCGTGTTATGCCCATTGGGCTACTCTGGTTTTCCTTGAATTGTCTTATTCAGCCTTCAGAGTCTTTACAGGGTTGCCTCCAAAGATTTCAGTACTGACCAATCTGATTTTCTTCTTTGCAGGTACGGAATGGCCACATCAAAAGGATCACTGATAATGACATCCAGTCCCTGGTACTAGAGATTGAAGGGACAAATGTCAGGTAGGCTGCCCATGCTCTCAGAGACATTGTACACCAGGGAGGCAAGACATCAGAGTGGTTAATGTCACAGCTTCAGGGTCAGACTGTCTGGTGTAAATAAATTCCAGCTCTACTACTTAGAGCTTACCTTGGGCAAGGTACTTAATCCCCTGGACCTTAGTTTCCTTGTATGTAAAGTAGGGATAATAACAGTGCTTCTTCCTGAGAGAGTTACTGTGAAGATTAAGTAAGTGAATGTGTACAGAGCACACAGTAAGCGCTATGGaagtattagctattattaaTACTTAACCAGGGTGGGGCGGGTTGCATGTATCATTCTGAAGTCATGGTCCAGTAGGTAGGTGGCCAGTGTGGTTTTCGGTGCCACTATGGTCTTAGTTTTGAGTTTCTGTCATTTGGTAGTTCTTTTGGGGAATTGAAGCCTTCTCCCACTGGAAGAACTTCCCAAGAGCCACTTGGTCTGACTTTGTTTTTCAGATAGTATATGTTGTCGTCTAGTCCTGTACAAAGCGATTCTGCTTCTGAGCTCAGCGTTATTTTAAAACATCAGCTAACTTAAGGGTTGAGGGACTCATCGGATCTTTTAGATGTGCCTGCCGTGTGTTATTGTTGTGTGTACCACACAGGAAAAAAGACAAGTAGTTTGTTCATTGGTATTTCCTCTTTATGCAGCACCACGTATATCACATGTCCTGCAGACCCGAAGAAGACGCTGGGAATTAAACTGCCCTTCCTTGTCATGATTATCAAAAACCTAAAGAAATATTTTACCTTTGAAGTACAGGTAGGTGTGTGCACATGAACATTTGGCTGTACCAGAGAGAGATTCTTTCCTCTTATAGGAAATAGTGGCCCCAGGAAAGTGTCTTTGTCCTGTTGTATGTATCCTTTTCTGCCTCTACTGGTAGTTTAATGCAGCTCTTGTTATTACGATTCCAACTTGACATTGGTGATCAGACTTTAATGCCAGGGTTTTAAAGAAGTAGTAACCACCTAGGACATCTGGTCAATAGCTGCAGGATTTCAAAGCTTAAGGGTTAGAATAGCGTCCATCTGGGGAGTAGTTGTTTAATACTACTCCCCAAATTGTTGGTCTCtgttttagtattttttgttttccaaagGGAAGAACTCCTATGAAGTTATTCCATGGTCTGAGAGCCACCTCATATGTCATAAGCAGCTGGTGTTATCTTGGCAACAAATAAGATAAACCTGCTACTTCGGTGCCATCTGTGTCCAGTATGACCTGTATCTGGACTGTTTATTCTCCCGTGGGTCTCGGCTTTGGGAAACTGGGCTGTGTGAGTTCAGGTCCTTGTCTTACCAAGGGTGTGTGCTTCTTCAGGACTGAGTTAACGTGGCTCTTTTCTCTGTCTCACAGGTACTAGATGACAAGAATGTGCGTCGGCGGTTTCGGGCAAGTAACTACCAGAGCACTACCCGGGTCAAACCGTTCATCTGTACCATGCCCATGCGGCTGGACGATGGCTGGAACCAGATTCAGTTCAACCTGTCAGACTTCACGCGGAGGGCGTATGGCACAAATTACATCGAGACCCTCAGAGTGCAGGTACCAGCTCCTTTTCCGGAGGGAGCCTCAAATAGGCGAGGGAGGCTATGCTCTGTCTGATATTGCCTTGTGGCCCTTGTGACACCTGTGTGTGAGTTTCTGGCTAAAGGTCCCAAATCAGCGTCAGAGGGCTTTAGCCTTGAAGGGATTCAGGAAATATTCAGGAGCCTGCTGAGATACACTGGGAGAATGCAGCAAACACTCCTTCTTGCCAGAATCTCCCCGAGTCCGGCTGAGGAGATGCTGAAGAGACGGAGCTTTGCCCACAGCATGAGAGGGTCTCCAGGAGAATCAGGAAGAGGAAAGGCGGTAATGTTTAGCTTCTCAAAATAAGTCTTGCATCCACAGATCCATGCGAACTGTCGCATCCGACGGGTTTACTTCTCAGACAGACTCTACTCAGAAGACGAACTGCCGGCAGAGTTCAAACTGTATCTCCCAGTTCAAAACAAGGCAAAGGTGAGCTGACCTGTCTAGTGGAAGGCCAGGCAGTGAGTTGGGCAGAGTGGACTTCTGGAGAGTAGTGTCTAAGAGTTCAACTGCAGAGTATGTCTGTGTTGAGGCTTTGGAGTACCTTTATATTGTAAGATCATGAGTCTTCTTCTACCATCAGGAATGATCCGGTGAAGCGTTTAGTTACTGCCCTCCTCACCTCCACAAGGTGGCCTTGCCTCTCCTGAGGGCACCCTGCTGCTTCCTGCTCGGAGGCCCTGTTTGAAGAAGATCCTCCATCTGAACTTCTTTACCCCAAGCACCAGTCCCCTGTAACACGTGGCGGTGCTGCCACGCCTGCCtgctgatgtttgtgcattccccCAGCCCAGGTCTGCTCAAGTGTCACCAGAGGCAGGGCACCAGTGACAGTGACTGTCTCTTTTCTAATAAACAGAAgcctttcctcttttttccctCTAGCAATAACTGGAATGCAACCCGAGGGATAGACCCTGGCCACGACTCTTCATTTAAAAAGGAAACTATCTGGAGGACAATgcagaaaacagaaatatttataTTAGTTCACTGTGCTGTGGTTCTTTTATCTTCTACTTTGTGTCCGTTGTCATGGACCCCAGTGACCCTGCCAGGACTCCATAATTGCCTTGTAAGTACAGTGGGGGATAAGCCGTCCTTTGAGTGACACATGAATGCTGGCATTTCTCCTGCTGCGTGCCCCAGGGACTGGGGAAATGCATCCACCAAGAACTTACAGAATTAAAGATGTCCCATTAGACAGTTTCAGACCAATCTGTCTTTCTATggtgtgttctttcttttctatattaTCTAATACGTGTATTATATGCTGTGTAATACTCATAATCTGGAGATGAATAAAATGTTATAtccttggtttgtaaatttgttcCTGTTGTGTGTCTTTTTCAATGGTGACATTTCTccttccttcatgttatgaaaatGGAACTATCTCCAAAGGACATCCCGTAGATTCGTGCTGCGGGATAATTCGTGATGAGCATTTAAAGAGCCAGACACATACACGTAGATACTGATTTGGAACAACTTCCAAGATAAGCTAAGTGGAAGAAATGTGAACAGTGTGTGACCAGTAGAATCAGCTTCCTAGGGATTAGGTCCTAAATTGAGTTTAAGACAAAAATGGCAGATCCAAATTGCCCTTAAACACCTTaagaaaatcaaacccactgccttcaagttgattctcactcatagtaaccccatagggtttccaaagctgtagatCTCTGCAGAGATGTACCTTAGGCAGGTGCCATATGGAGGCCCACACGTCCTTGTAATAATCAGCACATCTAGGGTCCCCCtaccttagggtcgctatgagtcgggatcgacttgatggcagcgggttcggtttttttggttCCCAGCTTTGGAACAGACCACCATTGCCTTACGAAAGTACTCCAGATGAAGCACTTGCCTTGAGTTTAGGGACttaggaaaaaaatgtttctttaaacCCTAGAATAACATGAGGGAGCCGAAACTTTACATCGCTTTTTCCATTCACGTTTGTTTACTCTGGGGCACGTGCTTGTTTGGTGGAATGATCCTGGCACCTTTTTTTTTGCCAAGCACAAATCGTTAAATTTGtaaaagttaaacacttggcGTGATACAGCTGTATTGTATGTAACATTTCTGGAGGGAAAGCAATTTGGGGGCAGAGAAGAGAATATGTGGGTGTACCGAGATGATCTTGAAGGACACACAACTGGCACAGTGACTACATCTGGGGAGAATGGTTTTGTATCACTCTGTGCTTCTTTTGTACTATAAAGAGAATATTTTTGGAAAGGTGAAATTCATGTAGTAAAAAATTTCaaagtcaaaaaagaaaaaaggcgaCTTCAGATACTCtggattttgtttctttcctaCAGAGATGAGACTGGAATTGGGGCACCAGCCATTTTGACTTTGGTAAGAAGTAAAAGCAAGTAGACATGGCGTTACCATTGCTGTCTTCTGAGAAGTAAAGTAACGTGGCTCAGAAGCACTCTCCTCTAGCACCCTTCTCCAAacctctgaggaaggcaggaacCACAGGGCGGTGTAGGGGTGGAGGGAGCGGGGCTACCTTACATGACCATCA
The Loxodonta africana isolate mLoxAfr1 chromosome 21, mLoxAfr1.hap2, whole genome shotgun sequence DNA segment above includes these coding regions:
- the CFAP20 gene encoding cilia- and flagella-associated protein 20 isoform X4, whose protein sequence is MFKNTFQSGFLSILYSIGSKPLQIWDKKVRNGHIKRITDNDIQSLVLEIEGTNVSTTYITCPADPKKTLGIKLPFLVMIIKNLKKYFTFEVQVLDDKNVRRRFRASNYQSTTRVKPFICTMPMRLDDGWNQIQFNLSDFTRRAYGTNYIETLRVQNLPESG
- the CFAP20 gene encoding cilia- and flagella-associated protein 20 isoform X1; this translates as MFKNTFQSGFLSILYSIGSKPLQIWDKKVRNGHIKRITDNDIQSLVLEIEGTNVSTTYITCPADPKKTLGIKLPFLVMIIKNLKKYFTFEVQVLDDKNVRRRFRASNYQSTTRVKPFICTMPMRLDDGWNQIQFNLSDFTRRAYGTNYIETLRVQIHANCRIRRVYFSDRLYSEDELPAEFKLYLPVQNKAKVS
- the CFAP20 gene encoding cilia- and flagella-associated protein 20 isoform X2, whose protein sequence is MFKNTFQSGFLSILYSIGSKPLQIWDKKVRNGHIKRITDNDIQSLVLEIEGTNVSTTYITCPADPKKTLGIKLPFLVMIIKNLKKYFTFEVQVLDDKNVRRRFRASNYQSTTRVKPFICTMPMRLDDGWNQIQFNLSDFTRRAYGTNYIETLRVQIHANCRIRRVYFSDRLYSEDELPAEFKLYLPVQNKAKQ
- the CFAP20 gene encoding cilia- and flagella-associated protein 20 isoform X3 is translated as MFKNTFQSGFLSILYSIGSKPLQIWDKKVRNGHIKRITDNDIQSLVLEIEGTNVSTTYITCPADPKKTLGIKLPFLVMIIKNLKKYFTFEVQVLDDKNVRRRFRASNYQSTTRVKPFICTMPMRLDDGWNQIQFNLSDFTRRAYGTNYIETLRVQIHANCRIRRVYFSDRLYSEDELPAEFKLYLPVQNKAKE